A window of Rattus norvegicus strain BN/NHsdMcwi chromosome 14, GRCr8, whole genome shotgun sequence contains these coding sequences:
- the LOC100361636 gene encoding vasculin-like protein 1 has product MAQHDFVPAWLNFSTPQSAKSSTATFDKHGEHLSRGEGRFGISRRRHNSSDGFFNNGPLRTTGDSWHQPSLFRHDSVDSGVSKGAYAGTTGNLSGWHGSSRGHDGMSQRGGGSTGNHRHWNGSFHSRKGCAFQEKTPTEIREEKKEDKVEKLQFEEEDFPSLNPEAGKQNQPCRPIGTPSGVWENPPSAKQPSKMLVIKKISKEDPAAAFSAAFTSGSHHANGNKVSTMVPSVYKNLVPKPAPPPSKPNAWKANRMEHKPGSLSSSREAALTNPVSVTKPVVLAAGVVLNAPKESPSSTTPPIEISSSRLTKLTRRTTDRKSEFLKTLKDERNEDCSQSRDCDKLEGLRLEGSHTPEPKENGEQGCLQNGLSLPMVEEREVLSHSLEAEHRLLKAMGWQEYPENDESCLPLTEDELKEFHTRTEQLRRNGFVKNGFLQGRSSSLFSPWRSTCIAECEDSDTGTSSSETSDDDAWK; this is encoded by the coding sequence ATGGCGCAGCATGACTTTGTTCCTGCTTGGCTAAATTTTTCAACGCCACAGTCAGCTAAGTCATCTACAGCCACCTTTGACAAACACGGAGAGCACCTATCCCGTGGAGAAGGTAGATTTGGAATAAGCCGTCGTAGACATAATTCCTCTGATGGCTTTTTTAACAATGGACCTCTGCGGACTACAGGAGATTCTTGGCACCAACCCTCCCTATTCCGCCATGATTCTGTTGACTCTGGTGTCTCTAAGGGAGCGTATGCCGGAACCACAGGGAATCTGTCTGGTTGGCATGGCTCTTCCCGAGGTCATGATGGCATGAGCCAACGTGGTGGAGGTAGTACAGGAAACCACCGACACTGGAATGGCAGCTTCCATTCCCGGAAAGGCTGTGCCTTTCAAGAAAAAACACCAACTGAAAttagggaagagaaaaaagaggataaaGTAGAAAAGTTGCAGTTTGAAGAGGAAGACTTCCCTTCTTTGAATCCAGAAGCTGGCAAACAGAATCAGCCATGCAGACCTATTGGGACCCCTTCTGGAGTGTGGGAAAATCCACCTAGTGCCAAGCAACCCTCAAAGATGCTAGTCAtcaaaaaaatttccaaagaggATCCTGCTGCCGCCTTTTCCGCTGCATTTACCTCAGGATCCCACCATGCAAATGGGAACAAAGTGTCAACCATGGTCCCGAGTGTTTATAAGAACTTGGTTCCCAAGCCTGCACCACCTCCCTCTAAGCCCAACGCATGGAAAGCTAACAGAATGGAACACAAACCTGGATCACTTTCCTCCAGCCGGGAGGCTGCTTTGACCAATCCAGTTTCTGTTACTAAACCAGTGGTACTAGCTGCTGGTGTAGTTCTCAACGCTCCCAAAGAGAGTCCCTCCAGTACTACCCCTCCGATAGAGATCAGCTCCTCTCGCCTGACCAAATTGACCCGACGAACCACAGACAGGAAGAGCGAGTTCCTGAAGACTCTGAAGGATGAGCGCAATGAAGACTGCTCCCAAAGTAGAGACTGTGACAAGCTGGAGGGGCTAAGATTGGAGGGCAGCCACACACCTGAACCAAAGGAAAATGGAGAACAAGGTTGTCTTCAGAACGGGCTTTCTCTACCCATGGTAGAGGAGAGGGAGGTCCTGTCACACTCTCTAGAAGCAGAGCACAGGTTATTGAAAGCAATGGGGTGGCAGGAGTATCCTGAAAATGATGAGAGTTGCCTCCCACTCACAGAGGATGAACTCAAGGAGTTTCACACGAGAACAGAACAGCTACGAAGGAACGGGTTTGTAAAGAATGGCTTCTTACAAGGCCGTAGTTCCAGCCTGTTCTCCCCATGGAGAAGCACTTGCATTGCAGAGTGTGAGGACTCAGACACGG